The following coding sequences lie in one Arabidopsis thaliana chromosome 3, partial sequence genomic window:
- the AGL57 gene encoding AGAMOUS-like 57 (AGAMOUS-like 57 (AGL57); FUNCTIONS IN: DNA binding, sequence-specific DNA binding transcription factor activity; INVOLVED IN: regulation of transcription, DNA-dependent; LOCATED IN: nucleus; EXPRESSED IN: antipodal cell, embryo; CONTAINS InterPro DOMAIN/s: Transcription factor, MADS-box (InterPro:IPR002100); BEST Arabidopsis thaliana protein match is: AGAMOUS-like 59 (TAIR:AT1G28460.1); Has 5663 Blast hits to 5663 proteins in 656 species: Archae - 0; Bacteria - 0; Metazoa - 626; Fungi - 298; Plants - 4676; Viruses - 0; Other Eukaryotes - 63 (source: NCBI BLink).) has protein sequence MSSTKQAKGRKTKGKQKIEMKKVENYGDRMITFSKRKTGIFKKMNELVAMCDVEVAFLIFSQPKKPYTFAHPSMKKVADRLKNPSRQEPLERDDTRPLVEAYKKRRLHDLVKKMEALEEELAMDLEKLKLLKESRNEKKLDKMWWNFPSEGLSAKELQQRYQAMLELRDNLCDNMAHLRLGKDCGGSSSVRVGRRVSGGVRLFDREA, from the coding sequence ATGTCATCTACGAAGCAAGCAaagggaagaaaaacaaagggGAAGCAAAAGATCGAGATGAAGAAGGTGGAGAACTATGGAGATAGGATGATTACGTTCTCAAAACGTAAAACCggaatttttaagaaaatgaacgAGCTCGTAGCAATGTGTGACGTTGAAGTggctttcttgattttctctcAACCCAAGAAGCCCTATACATTCGCACATCCGTCTATGAAGAAAGTGGCTGACCGGTTAAAGAACCCTTCGAGACAAGAACCATTAGAGAGAGACGATACCAGACCCCTCGTCGAAGCTTATAAGAAACGAAGGCTCCACGACCTcgtaaaaaaaatggaggCGCTCGAAGAGGAGCTTGCGATGGATCTAGAGAAGTTGAAACTGTTGAAGGAATCGAGAAATGAAAAGAAGTTAGATAAAATGTGGTGGAACTTTCCTTCGGAAGGTTTGAGCGCGAAGGAGCTGCAGCAAAGGTACCAAGCGATGCTCGAGTTACGTGATAACTTATGCGACAATATGGCTCACTTACGATTGGGAAAAGACTGTGGTGGTTCATCTTCTGTTCGTGTGGGACGTCGAGTTTCTGGTGGTGTTCGTCTGTTCGATCGTGAAGCATGA